Proteins from one Microbacterium faecale genomic window:
- a CDS encoding CoA transferase has translation MSVTVRRWWQCALDVESLAVPAVEIAADEAARLSAVRGRPARVETTAELVRAAFGAFSHLRVNGRTVNPWAPLSGFVETRDGVLRTHANYPHHAEAIARATGASDRPSLDDVAAAWRVDDLEAAILDAGGVATRVRTEEEWREHPHEIATAGDRWVEVSPAAERAMPPAATMPLEGIRVLDLTRVLAGPSASQLLACLGADVLRIDPPRMPEPIVQHLVTGMGKRSAVADLDHHADDVLALARSADVVLLGYRPGALDRFGLSPEALVSEMPSLIVGSLSAWGEHGPWGDRVGFDSIVQAATGIADACRTADGSPGALPVQALDVATGAHLAGRVMGLLADGSGGIIRASLLGAARTLLARDRVAHDADIPLGVPVVNVSSPHGELLAVPPPLLYDRRTIERDVGEYGGAALAWTQ, from the coding sequence ATGAGCGTGACGGTGCGCAGATGGTGGCAGTGCGCCCTTGACGTGGAGTCACTTGCGGTTCCGGCCGTCGAGATCGCCGCGGACGAGGCGGCACGCCTGTCCGCTGTGCGGGGCCGCCCCGCGCGGGTCGAGACGACCGCTGAGCTCGTCCGCGCCGCCTTCGGCGCCTTCTCACACCTGCGTGTGAACGGCCGCACCGTGAATCCGTGGGCCCCGCTGTCGGGGTTCGTCGAGACCCGCGACGGCGTGCTGCGCACGCACGCGAACTATCCGCACCATGCGGAGGCGATCGCGCGCGCCACCGGCGCATCCGACCGTCCGTCGCTCGACGACGTTGCGGCGGCATGGCGCGTCGACGACCTCGAGGCCGCGATCCTCGACGCGGGCGGCGTCGCAACGCGCGTGCGCACCGAGGAGGAATGGCGAGAGCACCCACACGAGATCGCAACGGCCGGCGACCGGTGGGTCGAGGTCTCCCCCGCCGCGGAACGCGCGATGCCGCCCGCGGCCACGATGCCGCTCGAGGGGATCCGAGTCCTGGACCTCACGCGCGTGCTCGCGGGCCCGTCGGCTTCGCAGCTGCTTGCGTGCCTCGGCGCCGACGTTCTGCGGATCGATCCACCGCGGATGCCGGAGCCGATCGTGCAGCACCTCGTCACCGGCATGGGCAAGCGCTCCGCCGTAGCGGATCTCGACCACCACGCAGACGACGTGCTGGCGCTCGCGCGCTCGGCCGACGTCGTCCTGCTCGGGTACCGCCCCGGCGCCCTCGATCGGTTCGGGTTGTCTCCCGAGGCGCTCGTGTCCGAGATGCCGTCGCTCATCGTCGGGTCGCTGTCGGCGTGGGGCGAGCACGGACCGTGGGGCGACCGGGTCGGCTTCGATTCGATCGTGCAGGCAGCGACGGGAATCGCCGACGCCTGCCGCACCGCCGACGGATCACCCGGGGCGCTGCCCGTGCAGGCGCTGGACGTCGCGACGGGCGCCCACCTCGCCGGCCGCGTCATGGGCCTGCTGGCCGATGGCTCCGGCGGCATCATCCGCGCGAGTCTGCTCGGAGCGGCACGCACTCTGCTCGCGCGCGACCGCGTCGCGCACGATGCGGACATTCCGCTCGGCGTACCGGTCGTCAACGTCTCGTCACCGCACGGCGAGTTGCTCGCCGTGCCGCCGCCACTCCTCTACGACCGGCGGACGATCGAGCGCGACGTCGGCGAGTACGGCGGCGCGGCACTTGCCTGGACGCAATAG
- a CDS encoding pyrimidine reductase family protein has product MTARIDRLFPHPSDDLDDEALLATYAFPDTVPWLRMNFVSSLDGAATRDGRSAGLGGDADSRVFTLLRRLADVVLVGAGTVRVEKYNEMELDEDAAAWRQRHGFAPQPTFALVSRSLDVDPSSAVFRDAPVRPIVYTVAAAPAERRERLANVADVVDAGDSDVALGQVRADLVRRGLGRIHSEGGPSLFGAGIVEGAIDELCLTLAPSLESGDGRRIADATEAAPTAFRLATLLKSGDELLLRYVTG; this is encoded by the coding sequence ATGACTGCTCGCATTGACCGCCTGTTTCCGCATCCCTCCGACGACCTCGACGACGAGGCCCTCCTCGCGACGTACGCATTTCCGGACACCGTCCCCTGGCTGCGCATGAACTTCGTCTCCAGCCTTGACGGCGCCGCGACGCGCGACGGACGCTCGGCGGGCTTGGGAGGCGACGCCGACAGCCGGGTGTTCACACTCCTGCGCCGCCTCGCCGACGTGGTGCTCGTCGGCGCAGGGACCGTCCGTGTCGAGAAGTACAACGAGATGGAACTCGACGAGGACGCCGCCGCGTGGCGACAGCGCCACGGATTCGCCCCGCAGCCGACCTTCGCCCTCGTCTCGCGGAGTCTCGACGTGGATCCGTCGTCGGCTGTGTTCCGAGACGCACCGGTGCGCCCGATCGTCTACACGGTGGCTGCGGCCCCCGCCGAGCGCCGGGAGCGCCTCGCGAACGTCGCCGACGTGGTCGATGCGGGTGACTCCGACGTCGCGCTCGGGCAGGTCCGCGCAGACCTCGTCCGGCGAGGCCTCGGTCGGATCCACTCCGAGGGCGGCCCGTCGCTGTTCGGCGCGGGGATCGTCGAGGGGGCGATCGACGAGCTGTGCCTGACTCTCGCCCCGTCGCTCGAATCGGGCGACGGCCGGCGCATCGCCGACGCGACAGAGGCCGCCCCGACCGCCTTTCGGCTCGCGACCCTCCTGAAATCCGGCGACGAACTGCTGCTCCGATACGTCACGGGCTGA
- a CDS encoding SurA N-terminal domain-containing protein, translated as MSISRLLVAGTLVGALALAGCSAGAEDPEEEATPAPTDAAPAAPEADLDGLPDIVAVVNDEEITLEDFTSAYEPQLQQASMMQQQSGQEVDQDELKVQVADMLVNSALLTQAATASGIEATDEDVDGVLKDLATQNGLESVDDVIAAFDEQGIAEEDVREDAADQVRIDAYVAAETNVEAPSDEELREQYDQMVEQSKQQQGGEGEIPKFDEVKQQLADQAVSQEQNAAVEKIVTKLREDGNVEIKL; from the coding sequence ATGTCGATTTCCCGTTTGCTCGTCGCCGGCACGCTCGTCGGCGCCCTTGCGCTGGCCGGGTGCAGCGCCGGCGCCGAGGATCCCGAGGAGGAAGCGACACCAGCTCCGACGGACGCCGCACCCGCCGCCCCCGAGGCCGACCTCGACGGTCTGCCCGACATCGTCGCCGTCGTCAACGACGAGGAAATCACGCTCGAGGACTTCACGTCAGCGTACGAACCGCAGCTGCAGCAGGCGTCGATGATGCAGCAGCAGTCGGGCCAGGAGGTCGACCAGGACGAGCTGAAGGTGCAGGTCGCCGACATGCTCGTGAACTCGGCACTGCTGACGCAGGCCGCAACGGCTTCGGGCATTGAAGCGACGGACGAGGATGTCGATGGCGTCCTGAAGGATCTTGCAACGCAGAACGGCCTCGAATCGGTCGACGACGTCATCGCGGCGTTCGACGAGCAGGGCATCGCCGAGGAAGACGTCCGCGAAGACGCCGCAGATCAGGTGCGCATCGACGCCTACGTCGCGGCAGAGACCAACGTGGAGGCGCCCAGCGACGAGGAGCTGCGCGAGCAGTACGACCAGATGGTCGAGCAGTCGAAGCAGCAGCAGGGCGGCGAAGGCGAGATCCCGAAGTTCGACGAGGTGAAGCAGCAGCTCGCCGACCAGGCGGTCTCCCAGGAGCAGAACGCGGCCGTCGAGAAGATCGTCACGAAGCTCCGCGAGGACGGGAACGTCGAAATCAAGCTCTGA
- a CDS encoding methyltransferase domain-containing protein gives MSLRTRADDLTELMDDPDCDAERLTRTLRRLAIVNRAVAAWGRVYRTLLRPAFLGLGRPVRILDVGCGGGDVLRRVVGLARRDGLDIAGVGIDPEPHAFAVARAATPMPGVTYRQAVSGDLVAAGDAFDVVLSNHLLHHLDREQFDGLLADSTILATTLSAHSDIARSRAAYAAFSAAAAPLAPGSFVRVDGLRSIRRSYTRRELSMRLPAGWHVHAPAPYRLLALHDASGRVT, from the coding sequence ATGAGCCTGCGCACCCGCGCGGACGACCTGACGGAGCTGATGGACGACCCCGACTGCGACGCGGAGCGGCTCACCCGCACACTGCGCCGCCTCGCGATCGTGAACCGCGCCGTCGCCGCCTGGGGCCGGGTCTATCGCACCTTGCTGCGCCCGGCGTTCCTCGGCCTCGGCCGGCCGGTGCGCATCCTCGACGTCGGGTGCGGCGGCGGTGACGTGCTGCGCCGCGTGGTGGGCCTGGCCAGGCGGGACGGGCTCGACATCGCGGGAGTAGGGATCGATCCGGAGCCGCACGCCTTCGCGGTCGCGCGCGCGGCGACGCCGATGCCGGGGGTGACGTATCGACAGGCCGTCAGCGGGGATCTCGTCGCCGCCGGCGATGCGTTCGACGTCGTCCTCTCGAATCATCTCCTCCACCACCTGGATCGCGAGCAATTCGACGGACTCCTCGCGGATTCGACGATTCTCGCCACGACGCTGAGTGCGCATTCCGACATCGCACGGAGTCGCGCCGCGTACGCTGCGTTCTCCGCCGCGGCCGCACCGCTCGCGCCCGGATCCTTCGTGCGCGTCGACGGGCTGCGCAGCATCCGGCGCAGCTACACCCGGCGCGAGCTGTCGATGCGGCTGCCTGCGGGCTGGCACGTCCACGCTCCCGCCCCGTATCGCCTGCTCGCCCTCCACGACGCGTCGGGTCGGGTGACGTGA
- a CDS encoding MBL fold metallo-hydrolase — translation MHVTKHPHAFLTVERSGETLVIDPGGLTPALTDLDGVVGVVVTHEHADHWTPEHLRRLRDEFPDVPIYTTAATAAAAPVETTVVSPGDAVRAGVFELAFFGGTHCEIHSSIPLIDNVGVLVDGALYYPGDSYAVPTGVDVAMLAAPIGAPWLKIGEAMDFVLEVAPRAAFGTHDGTLSPAGLRMHRDRLAWATAQGGGTFHELDAGDTIDI, via the coding sequence ATGCACGTCACAAAGCACCCGCACGCGTTTCTCACCGTCGAGCGATCCGGCGAGACCCTCGTGATCGATCCCGGCGGTCTGACCCCGGCTCTGACAGACCTCGACGGCGTCGTCGGCGTGGTCGTGACTCACGAGCATGCCGACCATTGGACGCCGGAGCACCTGCGCCGGCTCCGCGACGAGTTCCCGGACGTCCCGATCTACACAACCGCGGCGACCGCGGCCGCCGCTCCCGTCGAGACCACCGTCGTCTCCCCCGGAGACGCGGTGCGCGCCGGTGTGTTCGAACTGGCGTTCTTCGGCGGCACCCACTGCGAGATCCACTCGTCGATCCCCCTCATCGACAACGTGGGCGTCTTGGTCGACGGCGCGCTGTATTACCCGGGGGATTCGTATGCGGTGCCGACCGGCGTCGACGTCGCGATGCTGGCCGCTCCCATCGGCGCTCCCTGGCTGAAGATCGGCGAGGCGATGGACTTCGTCCTCGAGGTGGCGCCCCGCGCGGCCTTCGGAACACACGATGGCACCCTCTCCCCGGCGGGGTTGCGCATGCACCGCGATCGGCTTGCGTGGGCGACCGCGCAGGGTGGCGGCACGTTCCACGAACTCGACGCGGGCGACACCATCGACATCTGA
- a CDS encoding DUF4383 domain-containing protein encodes MKSANRLVGIIFGAVYLVVGVLGFFVTMGVGFLATEGSLLLGVFEVNPLHNIVHLAVGAALLLGGLAGVMAARSVNGVVGAVYLVVGVVGFFIADTAANILALNTADHILHLGSALVLLGVSIAADKGRGAPDRGVA; translated from the coding sequence ATGAAATCAGCGAACCGGCTTGTCGGAATCATCTTCGGCGCCGTCTACCTCGTGGTCGGCGTGCTCGGATTCTTCGTCACCATGGGGGTTGGGTTCCTCGCTACCGAGGGCAGTCTGCTGCTCGGAGTCTTCGAGGTGAACCCGCTTCACAACATCGTCCACCTCGCGGTCGGCGCGGCGCTCCTGCTCGGCGGCCTGGCGGGGGTGATGGCTGCGAGGTCAGTCAATGGTGTCGTCGGTGCGGTCTATCTCGTTGTGGGCGTCGTCGGGTTCTTCATCGCCGACACCGCCGCCAACATCCTCGCGCTCAATACGGCCGACCACATCCTGCACCTGGGCAGCGCGCTCGTGCTTCTAGGCGTCAGTATCGCGGCGGACAAGGGGCGGGGCGCACCTGACCGCGGCGTCGCGTGA
- a CDS encoding TerC family protein, which produces MEIPLAFQIGALALLVVILIADLLLILKRPHIPSTRESALWVGFYVTLALVFAGVLWAIGDADHAVEFVAGWLTEYSLSIDNLFVFVLIMSQFSVPRKYQQEVLMVGIIIALVLRAAFILVGAALIERWSFVFYIFGAFLVYTAARQIFERGHDDDAKKETFLVRQLRRFIPIHDSYDGAKLRTTVNGRKMLTPMLIVFLSIGVTDVIFAIDSIPAIFGITQVPFLVFAANLFALMGLRQLYFLLGDLLERLRYLKYGVAFILAFIGVKLVFHAMHVNELPFINGGEHIEWVPVISNWTSLGVIAGAIVVSTVASLAVSRIERKRAVAEE; this is translated from the coding sequence TTGGAAATTCCCCTCGCGTTTCAGATCGGCGCGCTCGCGCTGCTCGTCGTCATCCTGATCGCCGACCTGCTGTTGATCCTGAAGCGACCGCACATCCCGTCGACCCGCGAGTCGGCGCTGTGGGTCGGCTTCTACGTCACGCTCGCGCTCGTCTTCGCCGGCGTGCTGTGGGCGATCGGTGACGCGGACCACGCTGTCGAATTCGTTGCGGGCTGGCTGACGGAGTACAGCCTGTCGATCGACAACCTGTTCGTCTTCGTGCTGATCATGTCGCAGTTCTCGGTGCCACGGAAGTATCAGCAAGAGGTGCTGATGGTCGGCATCATCATCGCGCTGGTGCTGCGCGCGGCGTTCATCCTCGTCGGTGCCGCCCTGATCGAGCGCTGGAGCTTCGTCTTCTACATCTTCGGCGCGTTCCTCGTCTACACCGCGGCGCGTCAGATCTTCGAGCGGGGACATGACGACGACGCGAAGAAGGAGACCTTCCTCGTTCGGCAGCTGCGGCGGTTCATCCCGATCCACGATTCTTACGACGGCGCGAAACTTCGCACGACCGTGAACGGGAGGAAGATGCTGACCCCGATGCTGATCGTGTTCCTCTCGATCGGCGTGACGGATGTGATCTTCGCGATCGACTCGATCCCCGCGATCTTCGGTATCACTCAGGTGCCGTTCCTCGTGTTCGCGGCGAACCTGTTCGCGCTCATGGGTCTGCGGCAACTGTACTTCCTGTTGGGCGATCTGCTCGAGCGACTGCGCTACCTGAAGTACGGCGTCGCCTTCATCCTCGCGTTCATCGGTGTGAAACTCGTCTTCCACGCGATGCACGTGAACGAGTTGCCGTTCATCAACGGCGGCGAGCACATCGAGTGGGTGCCCGTCATCAGCAACTGGACGTCGCTTGGGGTGATCGCTGGAGCGATCGTCGTCTCCACCGTCGCGAGTCTCGCGGTGAGCCGCATCGAACGAAAGCGCGCCGTCGCGGAGGAATGA
- a CDS encoding diacylglycerol/lipid kinase family protein, with translation MSAPTRIGVVFNPSKGAPDKLEKALESVDATVTWHETDPDDPGIAAARAAIEAGAELVLAAGGDGTVRAVAAHLAESGADVDLGIVPLGTGNLLARNLEVPLGDVAAAVERAVIGEPRRIDVGWADTGQARYAFVVMAGFGIDAHMITETDDDLKDRAGWVAYVEALGRAVTASEVIDVRLTADDGEPRDGSAHTLIVGNCGTLQGGFTLLPDADPSDGELDLLLLDADGVGGWMDTLRNVVWDNGIARAFGRGADAQSSDSVTHRRVRSLSLELAEPRVVEVDGDEVAETTSLEITLQPGALRVR, from the coding sequence ATGTCGGCACCTACGCGCATCGGCGTCGTATTCAACCCGTCGAAGGGCGCTCCGGACAAGCTCGAGAAGGCGCTCGAGAGCGTCGACGCGACGGTCACGTGGCACGAAACGGACCCCGATGACCCGGGGATCGCGGCCGCTCGCGCCGCGATCGAGGCGGGCGCGGAACTTGTGCTTGCGGCCGGGGGTGACGGCACCGTGCGCGCGGTGGCCGCCCACCTCGCAGAGAGCGGCGCTGACGTAGACCTCGGCATCGTCCCCCTCGGAACCGGGAACCTTCTCGCGCGGAACCTCGAGGTGCCGCTCGGCGACGTCGCCGCGGCCGTTGAGCGCGCCGTGATCGGCGAGCCGCGCAGGATCGACGTCGGCTGGGCCGACACCGGACAGGCTCGCTACGCGTTCGTCGTCATGGCGGGCTTCGGCATCGACGCGCACATGATCACCGAGACCGACGACGACCTGAAGGATCGCGCGGGGTGGGTCGCCTACGTCGAGGCGCTCGGCCGCGCCGTGACGGCCAGCGAGGTCATCGACGTGCGCCTTACGGCGGACGACGGCGAGCCCCGAGACGGATCCGCGCACACGCTGATCGTCGGCAACTGCGGCACGCTGCAGGGTGGTTTCACACTCCTTCCCGATGCCGACCCCTCCGATGGCGAGCTCGACCTGCTGCTCCTCGACGCCGACGGCGTGGGCGGCTGGATGGATACGCTCCGCAACGTCGTGTGGGACAACGGCATCGCCCGTGCCTTCGGCCGCGGCGCCGATGCGCAGTCGAGCGACAGCGTGACTCACCGTCGCGTTCGTTCGCTATCGCTCGAGCTGGCCGAGCCGCGCGTGGTGGAGGTCGACGGCGACGAGGTCGCCGAGACGACGTCGCTCGAGATCACGCTCCAGCCGGGTGCGCTGCGCGTGCGCTGA
- a CDS encoding FAD-dependent oxidoreductase encodes MTPLDHDVLIIGAGPAGLALGAELRRLGVDASIVDRRPDGAPGSRAIGVHPPTLAALEPSGVTDHILARAARITRGVARADGRILGAVRFDRRRARFPFVAAVPQAITEAALRHAAPAPEWRTEARAVISRSDDAIASLVTPAGERDVHARVIVVASGAGGESLGVPIRSVWHRYPDGYLMTDLAAGGDEPADTAIVDLGARGVLESFPLPEGARRLVAWDPGARGAEATAQRATRLRAAVAARDPKLAERIETATAFGIRRSLVSRMRAGRLLLIGDAAHEVSPIGGQGMNLGILDAVTLASPLAAWLANPEHFQALDRWEKRRLASARAAARLASVNTALGRGRGARTHGLVVAGIRTAMRSPLARAAGHAYAMGFDQDAA; translated from the coding sequence GTGACCCCACTTGACCACGACGTCCTCATCATCGGCGCCGGTCCCGCCGGTCTCGCCCTCGGCGCCGAGCTCCGCCGCCTCGGCGTCGACGCGAGCATCGTCGACCGTCGCCCGGATGGGGCGCCGGGCTCGCGCGCGATCGGTGTCCACCCACCGACGCTCGCCGCGCTCGAGCCGTCGGGAGTGACCGATCACATCCTGGCGCGAGCAGCCCGGATCACACGGGGCGTGGCCCGAGCGGACGGACGAATCCTCGGCGCCGTGCGCTTCGATCGACGACGCGCACGGTTTCCTTTCGTCGCGGCGGTGCCGCAGGCCATCACGGAAGCCGCCCTGCGTCACGCGGCTCCCGCTCCGGAATGGCGAACGGAGGCGCGAGCAGTGATCTCGCGATCCGATGACGCAATCGCGTCACTCGTCACGCCCGCGGGCGAACGCGACGTCCACGCTCGGGTGATCGTGGTCGCGTCCGGTGCTGGCGGCGAATCGCTGGGAGTGCCGATTCGCTCCGTGTGGCACCGATACCCCGACGGGTATCTCATGACCGACCTCGCCGCCGGTGGGGACGAGCCCGCCGACACGGCAATCGTGGACCTCGGTGCACGCGGCGTGCTCGAATCCTTCCCGTTGCCGGAAGGAGCACGCCGCCTCGTCGCCTGGGACCCCGGCGCCCGGGGCGCGGAAGCGACCGCGCAGCGAGCGACCCGGCTGCGCGCGGCCGTCGCCGCTCGCGATCCGAAACTCGCGGAACGAATCGAGACGGCAACAGCGTTCGGGATCCGGCGTTCGCTCGTGAGCAGGATGCGGGCGGGTCGCCTCCTCCTCATTGGCGACGCGGCGCACGAGGTGAGCCCGATCGGGGGTCAGGGAATGAACCTCGGCATTCTGGACGCCGTCACGCTTGCGTCGCCGCTCGCCGCCTGGCTCGCCAATCCCGAGCACTTCCAGGCGCTCGACCGCTGGGAGAAGCGTCGTCTCGCCTCCGCCCGCGCTGCCGCGCGGCTCGCGAGCGTCAACACCGCGCTGGGTCGCGGTCGGGGTGCGCGGACGCACGGGCTCGTCGTGGCCGGCATCCGCACCGCGATGCGCTCCCCGCTCGCGCGAGCGGCCGGTCACGCCTACGCGATGGGCTTCGACCAAGACGCGGCGTGA
- a CDS encoding baeRF2 domain-containing protein → MSELRKLTTALGEPGRWTFAYVDGPGPDPRVEEEAKQDAVRRRLSDSGATDAAVDAVMSCVTRATGMPAPSARYIAARDDDVVVDAAFPEPRVGPEEIGTAALPPLLPMLRHGAETAGYLVVEAARDGAHLTWGRADRQPEALDDVEGDADALSKVRGAGLAHSRYQRSAEENWKANQSEVAEAVDRVVRERQPAFVVIAGDVRARQLLQEQLAPASREIAVEVDAHTAADGTDDAALDRAVTEAIADRIEGRAAAARDRAAAADGERGARGTEEVMAALQQAQVETLLLDVRLWESDHTLDALETQPWVGDGRNLDVGVVGRVSAPEALARAALLTDARVLVEEDEPVGEDEPRRLGEPDQPLAALRWSAG, encoded by the coding sequence ATGAGTGAACTCAGGAAGCTGACGACCGCGCTTGGCGAACCGGGTAGGTGGACGTTCGCGTACGTGGATGGACCAGGCCCGGACCCCCGGGTCGAGGAAGAGGCGAAACAGGACGCTGTGCGTCGCAGGCTCTCCGATTCCGGCGCGACCGACGCCGCCGTCGATGCCGTGATGAGCTGCGTCACGCGCGCCACGGGCATGCCCGCGCCCTCGGCCCGATACATAGCCGCACGCGACGACGACGTCGTCGTCGATGCTGCGTTTCCGGAACCGCGGGTGGGTCCCGAAGAGATCGGAACGGCCGCATTGCCGCCGCTTCTGCCGATGCTGCGTCACGGCGCCGAAACGGCGGGCTACCTCGTCGTCGAGGCGGCACGCGACGGTGCGCACCTGACGTGGGGACGGGCCGACCGCCAGCCGGAGGCTCTCGACGACGTCGAGGGAGACGCCGATGCGCTGTCGAAGGTGCGCGGGGCGGGGCTCGCGCACTCGCGCTACCAACGCTCGGCCGAGGAGAACTGGAAGGCGAACCAGAGCGAGGTGGCTGAGGCGGTCGACCGTGTCGTGCGTGAGCGGCAGCCGGCGTTCGTCGTGATCGCTGGCGACGTCCGGGCGCGGCAGCTGCTGCAGGAACAGCTCGCTCCGGCCAGCCGCGAGATCGCTGTCGAGGTCGACGCGCACACAGCCGCCGACGGCACGGACGATGCTGCCCTTGATCGCGCCGTCACGGAGGCGATCGCAGACCGAATCGAGGGGCGCGCCGCGGCGGCACGGGACCGCGCGGCGGCGGCCGACGGAGAGCGAGGGGCACGCGGCACCGAGGAGGTCATGGCCGCTCTCCAGCAGGCGCAGGTCGAGACCCTCCTGCTGGACGTTCGCCTCTGGGAGTCGGACCACACCCTCGACGCACTCGAAACGCAGCCGTGGGTCGGCGACGGGAGAAACCTCGACGTGGGCGTCGTCGGCCGGGTGTCCGCGCCCGAGGCGCTTGCACGCGCGGCTCTTCTCACGGATGCGCGCGTGCTCGTCGAAGAGGATGAGCCCGTCGGCGAGGACGAACCGCGACGCCTCGGCGAACCGGACCAGCCGCTCGCGGCACTGCGCTGGAGTGCGGGCTGA
- a CDS encoding type III polyketide synthase, which yields MRTSILGLGTAVPDGHLSQPVVRDFFASQPGTDRLARRLIGSVFDHSAIDSRYSVIGEIGAQHTLFTDDDGNLLSPTTGDRNALYRRDAPALSATAARTALARSHVAAADVTHVVTASCTGFFAPGPDFRLVQDLGLEPTVERYHIGFMGCAAAFPALRAATRIADAQPGSVVLVVCTELCSLHIRSSSDPEQIVASAVFGDGAGAAVVSSRAPSREGALFEIGDFSTAITSEGEADMDWTIGDRGFEMRLTAEVPRIIGREIRGVVDTMFPGVEDAAAEVDAWAVHPGGRSVLDRVQDGLSLVDSAMADSRAVLRDYGNMSSATILFILERILADDALADGADVVGLCFGPGLTVETAQFTRRASPAADEAAR from the coding sequence ATGCGCACATCGATCCTCGGCCTCGGGACTGCTGTTCCCGACGGCCATCTCAGTCAGCCCGTTGTCCGAGATTTCTTCGCATCGCAGCCCGGCACGGACCGGCTGGCGCGCCGGCTGATCGGATCCGTCTTCGATCATTCCGCGATCGACAGCAGATATTCGGTGATCGGTGAGATCGGCGCGCAGCACACGCTGTTCACCGACGACGACGGGAACCTGCTCTCACCGACGACGGGCGACAGAAACGCGCTGTATCGCCGCGACGCCCCGGCGCTCTCTGCCACGGCGGCCAGGACAGCGCTCGCGCGGTCGCACGTCGCCGCCGCGGACGTCACGCACGTCGTGACGGCGTCGTGCACGGGCTTCTTCGCGCCCGGCCCCGACTTCCGACTCGTCCAGGATCTCGGACTGGAGCCGACCGTCGAGCGCTATCACATCGGATTCATGGGCTGCGCGGCCGCGTTCCCGGCCCTGCGCGCTGCCACCCGCATCGCCGACGCGCAGCCGGGCTCGGTCGTCCTCGTGGTGTGTACGGAGCTGTGCTCGCTCCACATCCGGTCGTCGAGCGACCCGGAGCAGATCGTCGCGTCCGCGGTGTTCGGCGACGGGGCCGGCGCTGCCGTCGTCTCCTCTCGCGCCCCCTCGCGCGAGGGCGCCTTGTTCGAGATCGGCGACTTCTCGACGGCGATCACCAGCGAGGGTGAGGCCGACATGGACTGGACGATCGGCGACCGCGGCTTCGAGATGCGTCTCACGGCGGAGGTGCCGCGCATCATCGGCCGCGAGATCCGCGGCGTCGTCGACACGATGTTCCCCGGAGTCGAGGATGCGGCCGCCGAGGTCGACGCGTGGGCCGTGCACCCGGGAGGTCGCAGCGTGCTCGACCGCGTCCAGGACGGGCTGTCGCTCGTCGACTCGGCGATGGCGGATTCGCGTGCCGTACTGCGCGACTACGGCAACATGTCCAGCGCCACGATCCTCTTCATCCTTGAGCGGATCCTCGCCGACGACGCACTCGCGGACGGCGCTGACGTCGTCGGGCTCTGCTTCGGACCGGGACTGACGGTCGAGACGGCTCAGTTCACGCGGCGCGCGTCACCCGCCGCCGATGAGGCGGCGCGATGA